Proteins from one Bartonella sp. HY328 genomic window:
- the ppdK gene encoding pyruvate, phosphate dikinase: MTKWVYSFGNNKAEGSVRQRDLLGGKGANLAEMSNLGLPVPPGFTITTEVCTWYYSNNRGYPTGLMADVDKALAEIGALTGRLFGDRENPLLLSVRSGARASMPGMMDTVLNLGLNDETVKALAKHASERFAYDSYRRFIQMYSNVVLDIDHSVFEELLDHAKAAHNYEADTQMTAADWQALIELYKDAVEEELGEPFPQDPQKQLWGAIGAVFSSWMTARAIIYRKLHSIPEDWGTAVNVQAMVFGNMGDDSATGVAFTRNPSTGANELYGEFLVNAQGEDVVAGIRTPQNITEAARIAAGSDKPSLEKLMPEAFAHFTDIAHKLEAHYHDMQDLEFTIEKGKLWMLQTRSGKRTANAALKIAAEMAQEGLITYQEAVLRIEPASLDQLLHPAIDPKAERKILASGLPASPGAAVGEIVFSSEDAEAAAAEGRKVILVRIETSPEDIHGMNAAEAILTTRGGMTSHAAVVARGMGKPCVCGVGSIKVDYHNNKMVAGGVELKKGDIITIDGGSGQILLGRVAMLQPELSGDFALIMQWADEARRMKVRANAETPNDARAARSFGAEGIGLCRTEHMFFSGERIIAVREMILADNENGRKAALAKLLPMQRSDFVELFEIMAGLPVTIRLLDPPLHEFLPKTAEEIAEVASVMGVDEKHLSERANALHEFNPMLGLRGCRLAITYPEIAQMQARAIFEAAIIAAKNTNSAVMPEIMVPLVGLKSELDFVKAQIDNVANAVMSEQNMQLSYMVGTMIELPRAAIRANDIAQSAEFFSFGTNDLTQTTFGISRDDAAPFLNTYLQKGLLEQDPFITIDIDGVGELVAIAAERGRKARANIKLGICGEHGGDPASIAFCEKQGLDYVSCSPFRVPIARLAAAQAALKG; this comes from the coding sequence ATGACCAAGTGGGTTTACAGTTTTGGTAATAATAAGGCAGAAGGTTCCGTCCGTCAGCGTGATCTTCTTGGTGGTAAAGGTGCAAACCTTGCCGAAATGAGCAATCTTGGTTTGCCCGTACCACCTGGTTTTACTATTACAACTGAAGTTTGCACTTGGTATTATAGTAATAATCGTGGCTATCCAACTGGCTTGATGGCTGATGTAGATAAGGCTTTAGCAGAAATTGGTGCTTTAACTGGCCGATTATTTGGTGACCGTGAAAATCCGCTATTATTATCGGTGCGCTCTGGTGCACGCGCTTCCATGCCCGGTATGATGGACACAGTTTTAAACCTTGGTCTTAATGATGAAACCGTAAAAGCACTTGCTAAGCATGCAAGTGAGCGATTTGCTTATGATAGCTATCGTCGCTTTATCCAAATGTATTCTAATGTTGTTCTTGATATTGACCATTCGGTTTTTGAAGAATTGTTGGATCATGCCAAAGCGGCCCATAATTATGAAGCCGATACGCAAATGACAGCAGCTGACTGGCAAGCTTTGATCGAACTTTATAAGGATGCTGTTGAAGAAGAATTGGGCGAACCTTTTCCGCAAGACCCGCAAAAGCAATTATGGGGTGCAATTGGCGCGGTGTTTTCTAGTTGGATGACTGCGCGGGCGATTATTTATCGTAAACTCCATTCTATACCAGAAGATTGGGGTACAGCGGTTAATGTGCAAGCCATGGTATTTGGCAATATGGGGGATGATTCTGCAACGGGTGTTGCTTTTACACGAAATCCATCGACCGGCGCTAATGAGCTTTATGGTGAATTTTTGGTGAATGCGCAGGGTGAGGATGTTGTAGCGGGTATTAGAACGCCGCAAAATATTACCGAAGCTGCCCGTATTGCTGCCGGATCAGATAAGCCATCTCTTGAAAAGCTAATGCCTGAGGCTTTTGCCCATTTTACTGATATTGCCCATAAGCTTGAAGCTCATTATCATGACATGCAAGATCTTGAATTTACTATTGAAAAAGGTAAATTATGGATGTTGCAAACCCGTAGTGGTAAGCGTACAGCAAATGCTGCTTTAAAAATTGCGGCTGAAATGGCGCAAGAGGGGCTGATTACTTACCAAGAAGCGGTATTGCGGATAGAGCCGGCATCCCTTGACCAATTATTGCATCCTGCGATTGATCCAAAGGCCGAGCGTAAAATTTTAGCCTCTGGCCTGCCTGCTTCCCCCGGAGCGGCAGTTGGTGAAATTGTTTTTTCATCAGAAGACGCAGAAGCTGCAGCTGCTGAGGGGCGTAAGGTTATATTAGTGCGCATTGAAACAAGTCCTGAAGATATTCATGGCATGAATGCCGCTGAAGCTATTTTAACCACGCGCGGTGGTATGACCAGCCATGCGGCAGTGGTTGCACGCGGTATGGGTAAACCATGTGTTTGCGGTGTTGGTAGTATTAAGGTCGATTATCATAATAATAAAATGGTTGCAGGCGGTGTTGAACTTAAAAAGGGTGACATTATTACTATTGATGGTGGTAGCGGGCAAATTTTGCTTGGCCGCGTTGCCATGCTACAACCCGAATTATCAGGTGATTTTGCGCTTATCATGCAATGGGCTGATGAAGCGCGCCGGATGAAAGTGCGTGCCAATGCTGAAACACCCAATGATGCACGCGCCGCCCGTTCTTTTGGTGCGGAAGGTATTGGCCTTTGCCGTACCGAGCATATGTTTTTTTCCGGCGAACGGATCATTGCGGTGCGTGAAATGATCCTTGCAGATAATGAAAATGGTAGGAAGGCAGCTCTTGCCAAATTGCTACCGATGCAGCGTTCAGATTTTGTCGAATTGTTTGAAATTATGGCAGGGCTTCCTGTTACCATTCGCTTACTTGATCCGCCATTGCATGAGTTTTTGCCCAAAACGGCCGAGGAAATTGCTGAAGTTGCAAGTGTTATGGGAGTTGATGAAAAGCATTTAAGCGAGCGTGCCAATGCGTTGCATGAATTTAATCCCATGCTTGGGCTTAGAGGCTGCCGTCTTGCCATTACTTATCCCGAAATTGCCCAAATGCAGGCACGAGCAATTTTTGAAGCTGCAATTATTGCGGCTAAAAACACCAATAGTGCCGTAATGCCTGAAATTATGGTGCCTTTGGTGGGGTTGAAGAGCGAACTAGATTTTGTGAAAGCGCAAATTGACAATGTCGCCAATGCAGTGATGAGTGAGCAGAATATGCAGCTATCCTATATGGTTGGTACGATGATTGAGCTACCGCGAGCGGCAATACGCGCAAATGATATTGCGCAAAGTGCAGAGTTCTTTTCTTTCGGTACCAATGATTTAACCCAAACAACCTTTGGTATTTCGCGCGATGATGCTGCGCCTTTCCTTAATACCTATTTGCAAAAAGGCTTGTTAGAACAAGATCCATTTATCACTATTGATATTGATGGCGTTGGCGAATTGGTAGCTATTGCGGCAGAACGCGGTCGCAAAGCACGGGCCAATATCAAGCTTGGAATTTGCGGCGAACATGGTGGTGATCCTGCATCCATTGCATTTTGCGAAAAGCAAGGGCTTGACTATGTTTCATGTTCGCCTTTTCGTGTACCAATAGCGCGATTAGCCGCTGCGCAAGCTGCATTAAAAGGTTAA
- a CDS encoding polysaccharide deacetylase family protein translates to MTSTMVIMPSWAAEKTSSVEPYLAIKKDIDPPRIALTFDLCMGKTDRRIFDVLIAEKIPATLFVTARWLVKNPDVIAQIQAHPELFEIGNHGQNHIPAIDEPGTIYGLKTAGSLRAVCEEIEGGAQAIEKAGLTSQFKPFYRGAAARYTTRSLKLIEDLGFHVAGFSINGDQGASLSASMVLRRLKTAKDGDVTIAHMNQPTRASGAGVAEALRDLKKQGMHFVTLSQGLGVNQGAPALQSCAEFFKGTQ, encoded by the coding sequence ATGACCAGTACTATGGTTATTATGCCGAGCTGGGCAGCCGAAAAAACATCTTCGGTTGAGCCATATCTTGCAATTAAAAAGGATATTGATCCACCGCGTATTGCGCTTACTTTTGATTTATGTATGGGGAAGACAGATCGGCGCATTTTTGATGTTTTGATTGCTGAAAAAATTCCTGCAACTTTATTTGTAACAGCGCGATGGCTAGTTAAAAATCCCGATGTTATTGCACAAATACAGGCTCATCCCGAATTATTTGAAATTGGAAATCATGGGCAAAATCACATTCCCGCCATTGATGAGCCAGGAACTATTTATGGATTAAAGACGGCAGGCAGTTTACGTGCTGTTTGCGAAGAAATCGAAGGCGGAGCGCAAGCTATCGAAAAAGCGGGTTTAACTTCACAATTCAAGCCATTTTATCGGGGAGCTGCAGCACGCTATACAACAAGATCGCTAAAATTAATTGAAGATCTAGGGTTTCATGTTGCAGGTTTTTCAATCAATGGTGATCAAGGCGCATCACTTTCAGCGAGTATGGTTTTAAGGAGGCTAAAAACAGCAAAGGATGGCGATGTTACCATTGCCCATATGAATCAACCAACCCGAGCTTCGGGGGCGGGCGTTGCCGAAGCTTTGCGAGATTTAAAAAAGCAAGGCATGCATTTTGTAACGCTTTCGCAAGGACTTGGAGTTAATCAAGGTGCACCAGCACTTCAATCTTGTGCCGAGTTTTTTAAGGGTACTCAATAA